The Candidatus Desulfatibia profunda sequence TTTGTTGTCAAAGGCATCCGCTATTAACCCGACTTAACTTCAGCCAGCATGTTTACATCGCCGATATTGATAATGATGCGCACCTAGTTTATTTTGAGGAACAAGAGGGTGCCATCAACGATAATAACAGCAAAAGCGGCCTAAGATAGGTCCTATAATTGGAGAGCTATCGTGGTCCGACCCCAAATTTTCCGCCGACTCCATTTTGTTTACGATCAATTAAGGTAGATTTGTATTTGCGTGCGAGCAGCAGCGTATTGCCGGTGACGCTCAGGCTGCTCAGCAGCATGGCACACACGGCCACTATAGGCGTCAGCAGGCCGCTCATGGCTACGGGTATGCTGATGAAGTTGTAACTTAAAGAAAATAAAAGATTTTGCTGTATCTTTTTGTTTACCTGCCGGGCCAGATCCAGATAATCCAGAATTTGTTCCGGGGTCCCCCGCATCAGCGTGATGTCTGCCGCTTCTTTTCCCAGGCGGCTGCCGGAGTGAACGGCAATGGCCAGGTCCGCCTGGATAAGGGCCGGGGCGTCATTGACACCGTCGCCCACCATGGTGACAATGTTGCCTTTTTGTTGCAGATCTTGCACAAAAAAGGCTTTATCCTGCGGCAGCTTGCCACCGTATGCGCTGTCAATGCCAAGCATCGTTCCGACGGCGCGGGTCGTTTGCTCCCCGTCACCCGAGACCAGCGCGATATTGTAACCCTGATCCCTTAATTTGTTGATGGTGTCGACTGCCGTGGGCCGCAAGGTATCTCCAAAGACGAAAACAGCACAAAGCTAACTACTATAACTCATATAGACCGTCGATTGCAAGGTTTCATCTTCAACGTTGACATTTGATAGGGTCAAAGATGTGGTTTCATCTTGAGCGATAAAGCTTCTGGAGCCTATTTTGATGGTGTCGGCCCCGAACATTCCGGAAATTCCGTTTTGATAACACTGTATTTCTGTTAACGCAGCCGGCAACACAGCGCTTTGCAGCGCCCGCTTTGCAATGGCCGCGGCAATATAATGATCGGATTTTTGTTCCAGGGCTGCGGCCGGCGCAAGAATCTGTTTTTCGTCAAACGGCGCCATCACGATAATATCCAGCAAAGACCACTCACCCCGGGTCAGGGTACCGGTCTTGTCAAAAACAATGGTATCGGTTTGTTGGGCTTTTTCAAAGGCCGAGAAATCGCGGACTAAAATGCCTTTGTTTCCGGCCGCGGAGATTCCTGCGACCCTCGCAATGGGTATGGCGATACCCAGGGCACACGGGCACGAGATGACCATCACCGTAACGGCTCGGATGATGGCCGTTTCAAATGAATGACCGGCAATTAGGCAGGCCCAGCCGGTGGTCACCGCAAGCAGCAGGACCAAGGGGACAAACCAGCGCAGGATGCGGTCGGTTTTTCCTTCCAAAGGAATTTTTTGACCCAGGGCCTTTTCCATGATCTTGATCATCTGCCCCAAGGTCGAGGCTTCACCGACGGCTTCGGCCTTGACCTTGAGCGCTCCTTGCAGTACCCGGGTTCCGCTGCGGACACGATTTCCGGTCTTTTTCTGAATTGGCAGGGCTTCTCCGGTGAGAGAAGATTCGTCAATGGTTCCCGATCCTTCAACTACCAGCCCGTCAGCAGGGATGATTTCGCTTTCTTGGACTTTAAAAAAATCGCCTTGCCGGAGCATCTTTGCGGCAACATAACGTCCGCCGGGGAATTGATTGCTGCAGCGTTTGACCTTGCTGGGCTTGAGGCAGAAAAAATTACCAAGATCTTGCTGTACCGCATCTTTGGCTTTTCTTTCGATGGTTTTACCCAGCAGGGTCAGGGTTATCAACATGCAGGCGGTATCATAATAAAGATGGATGCTTCCAAAGATTAAACGTGCTGTAAATAAAGGCACTGAAAGCGCCGAAGGTAATCAGGGTTTCCATGCCGAAAGCCCCGGAAAAAAAACCGGCCCAGGCTTTGCGATAGATTTTGGGGCCGCCGTAAAAAAAGACAATGCCGGCCAGGATAAAAATGGGCCAGGACAGTTTAGCAACGGTTTCCGGGGTAAGTTGTGTGAAAAAGCCGGAGTATAGTGCAAAGGAAAGCATCATCACATTGGCGGTCAGAAAGGCACAGATGGCAAAACGGATGAAATCCTTTCCGGTTTCGCTTGTGCTGCCATCTTCTTCCGGCACCGTTGCCCGGTATCCCAGGTTGCCGATGGTCTGTATCAGTTGCTCCGGAGACGTTTTGACCGGGTTGTATTCGCAATAGACCCTATCGGTTGAAAAATTGCAGGATGCACGCACAACGCCGGAATGCTTTGAAAGGGCCTGTTCAATAACCCAGGCGCAGGCAGGGCACCACATGTCGCCGACGTTCAGGTGAAGGCTGAGCGTGTTGTCCTGGAAGTCGTCTTTGGCGTCTGTGGCTGGCTCGGTATCGATCTGTTCGGCAGGCAATGGGTGTGTTGCGGGCTTGTTGGCCGGACGTTGTTCCAGGTCCGATTCCGAAGCGGGGATAATCCCCATTTCCAGACATTTTTTAAACAGCGCTGTTTCTTTGAAATGCAAAGGGTTCGGGGAATCGGCGGCTTCCGTAAGTATGATGAAAACCTGCCGGCAGCCGATGCAGCAAAAGCAAAACTCCCTGCCGTCGGCCCTCCATTTGACCGTGCCGTGGCGCAGAGAAAGGCCGCAAAGGTCGCCAAGCAAGGGAAGGGCTCATTTCATTCGCGAGGCCCCAGGGCTTTAATATAGGCAATAATCCGCCAGCGATCCGGTATCTCGACGGTGGTTGCCAGGGGCGGCTGCCGGCCTTGGGGGATTCCGTAGCTGATTTCTTTAAAGAGGACCCCGGGGGACATGGATTGGACCCGGGGGCTTCTCAGATCGCCGGGCAATGGGTGAAAACTCTGGCCCACGGTACCATTACCATCAAGGTATTTTCCGTGGCAGTGAACACAGTAGGTAAAATAACCGTTCTTACCCAAATCGATAATGGATGCGTCTTTCAGGTCCAGGGGAGATATTAGCCCTTTGCCGGGACCGGTCCTAAATACGGCTTCGCCGCCGTCAAACGGTACGACACCGGGTTGCATCACCAGCAGCGGCGCCTCGTGAGGGCGCACCGCAGGTGTTTCCCACATGCGGCCGATCTTGAGATTTTCATCATAAAGGGTGATGGCCGTATAGGCTGCGGTGAGGACGACCAATACCAGCAGCACCAGGATCGCAATTCGCTTCATTTATTTAGTCCTTAAAAACCTGGTCCTTTGGGCCAGGTCAGAGTTAACTGGCTTTGCCAAAGATCCTTAAGAGTGCCTTAAGTTTGAAGTGAGCTAAAGTGAGCTAAAGTTAAGGAATTCTGTCAATTATATAAAATTAGTGGAGCGAGCCGACTTCGCCAGCCTACTCCGCCGTAGTAAGGCTACGAAGGCCGGATAGTAGCTTGGCTACGACGGCTGAAAGCGACCCCAAAACTTTAGGCACTTTAGTTCACTTTAGGCAATTTTAACTTGTCCGGCTGAAAACAGTCCATTTTAAAGGTAAACCACAGCCGGGTCCTCTGGGCTTGGATGTTTACTGTTTTTTATACGTCCTGGGTCACCTTCTTTAAATAAATGACGGCCGGTTTGGTGTTCAGATACCCCATGACCTGATAGGCCCGGAGATCGTTAACCAGTGTTCTTACGCTGCTGTTTTTGTCCATAAGGTTGCCAAATGTCAGGGCGCCGGTGGGACAGGTCTGCACGCACGCCGGAACAACTTCTCCGTCGCGTATCATCCGCTTTTCATTTTTGGCGACACCATGGGCAGCCTTGATCCGTTGAATGCAGAACGAGCATTTTTCCATGACTCCTTTGCTGCGAACCGTGACATTGGGGTTCAATTGCAAATGCAGCGGTTCGGGCCACTGCCAATCGAACCAGTTGAAGCGCCGCACCTTGTAGGGACAGTTCTGGGCGCAGAAGCGGGTGCCGATACAGCGGTTGTAAATCTGATTGTTGAGCCCTTCTTTGGAATGGTGCGGCGCATATACCGGGCATACCGCTTCGCACGGTGCGTTGTCACAGTGCTGGCACATCATGGGAAGAAACATGACTTTTTGCATGCGCTCCGGATCATGATAACGTTCCACCCGGAGCCAGGCCATTTCACGGCCTTCGATGATCCGCTGCACGCCCACCACGCCCAGGTTGTTTTCGGCATAACAGGCCGCCGCGCAGGCGGCGCATCCGATGCACTTATCAAGATCCACCACCATGGACCACCGGTAGTCTTTGTGATCATGGGGCGGGTAAATATCCCTTGCAGGATGATAACCTTGCGGCAATGGGAGGGTCAGGGGAAAATCATCCATGGTCAGCCCGGGTTTTTCGGGTGTCTTTTTCTGTTTAAGTTCCGCCAGAGAAACCGACAGGGCGATTTTACGACCGTGTTGGATCCGGCTGCCGTCAGTGTGAGCCAGTGTCATCAAACGACCGGTCCTGTGAATCGAAGCCGGATGGGCGCAAAACCGGGGTCCTCCGGA is a genomic window containing:
- a CDS encoding cation-translocating P-type ATPase encodes the protein MRPTAVDTINKLRDQGYNIALVSGDGEQTTRAVGTMLGIDSAYGGKLPQDKAFFVQDLQQKGNIVTMVGDGVNDAPALIQADLAIAVHSGSRLGKEAADITLMRGTPEQILDYLDLARQVNKKIQQNLLFSLSYNFISIPVAMSGLLTPIVAVCAMLLSSLSVTGNTLLLARKYKSTLIDRKQNGVGGKFGVGPR
- a CDS encoding cation-translocating P-type ATPase; amino-acid sequence: MLITLTLLGKTIERKAKDAVQQDLGNFFCLKPSKVKRCSNQFPGGRYVAAKMLRQGDFFKVQESEIIPADGLVVEGSGTIDESSLTGEALPIQKKTGNRVRSGTRVLQGALKVKAEAVGEASTLGQMIKIMEKALGQKIPLEGKTDRILRWFVPLVLLLAVTTGWACLIAGHSFETAIIRAVTVMVISCPCALGIAIPIARVAGISAAGNKGILVRDFSAFEKAQQTDTIVFDKTGTLTRGEWSLLDIIVMAPFDEKQILAPAAALEQKSDHYIAAAIAKRALQSAVLPAALTEIQCYQNGISGMFGADTIKIGSRSFIAQDETTSLTLSNVNVEDETLQSTVYMSYSS
- a CDS encoding cation-translocating P-type ATPase, with protein sequence MLGDLCGLSLRHGTVKWRADGREFCFCCIGCRQVFIILTEAADSPNPLHFKETALFKKCLEMGIIPASESDLEQRPANKPATHPLPAEQIDTEPATDAKDDFQDNTLSLHLNVGDMWCPACAWVIEQALSKHSGVVRASCNFSTDRVYCEYNPVKTSPEQLIQTIGNLGYRATVPEEDGSTSETGKDFIRFAICAFLTANVMMLSFALYSGFFTQLTPETVAKLSWPIFILAGIVFFYGGPKIYRKAWAGFFSGAFGMETLITFGAFSAFIYSTFNLWKHPSLL
- a CDS encoding c-type cytochrome, whose amino-acid sequence is MKRIAILVLLVLVVLTAAYTAITLYDENLKIGRMWETPAVRPHEAPLLVMQPGVVPFDGGEAVFRTGPGKGLISPLDLKDASIIDLGKNGYFTYCVHCHGKYLDGNGTVGQSFHPLPGDLRSPRVQSMSPGVLFKEISYGIPQGRQPPLATTVEIPDRWRIIAYIKALGPRE
- a CDS encoding 4Fe-4S dicluster domain-containing protein, with translation MGRLTAAPDIGDVFLEAAFANSPFAGTFKAYLYEHLVRKGSIRNQEGWVQVFRPGVISGRAISGRSKRVTSPTVLDALHSMPEPVASKLVFIGTPSLRFFDGRGANLPWLCEIPDPLTQVAWQTPVRMHPKTLTEHKLTQGDIVQIRSKWGQLEAPVYETEGVRPNVVVMDIGQGHRTYGRYAQETGLNPVRLFPPEPEPISGGPRFCAHPASIHRTGRLMTLAHTDGSRIQHGRKIALSVSLAELKQKKTPEKPGLTMDDFPLTLPLPQGYHPARDIYPPHDHKDYRWSMVVDLDKCIGCAACAAACYAENNLGVVGVQRIIEGREMAWLRVERYHDPERMQKVMFLPMMCQHCDNAPCEAVCPVYAPHHSKEGLNNQIYNRCIGTRFCAQNCPYKVRRFNWFDWQWPEPLHLQLNPNVTVRSKGVMEKCSFCIQRIKAAHGVAKNEKRMIRDGEVVPACVQTCPTGALTFGNLMDKNSSVRTLVNDLRAYQVMGYLNTKPAVIYLKKVTQDV